From the Procambarus clarkii isolate CNS0578487 chromosome 70, FALCON_Pclarkii_2.0, whole genome shotgun sequence genome, one window contains:
- the LOC138356142 gene encoding baculoviral IAP repeat-containing protein 8-like, which produces MAEYKSRLASFGIIWPDMCGQSPAELSRAGFFSCGVGDHIQCFYCGGGLVNVIPSDDPWMLHARYYPDCIYLNLKKDRAFIKNAVPFSPRRLTKPIDETLINTLLDGLDYFNGLAATVRFPYIALRAALIEYLKIKNDILPLLGESNCEEVLLWFLDRVDESEDTDEVAESPLEVLSSQGVIFPRPVPPVVEVDERVDVVVAEENAMPGVARFY; this is translated from the exons ATGGCGGAGTATAAGTCTCGTTTGGCATCATTTGGAATCATCTGGCCTGATATGTGTGGTCAGTCTCCAGCAGAATTGTCCCGTGCTGGCTTTTTCTCTTGTG gAGTTGGAGACCATATACAATGTTTTTATTGTGGTGGTGGACTTGTTAACGTCATACCTTCGGACGACCCCTGGATGCTCCACGCTCGTTATTACCCCGACTGCATCTACTTAAACTTGAAGAAGGATCGAGCTTTCATTAAAAATGCGGTCCCTTTCTCCCCTCGTCGACTGACAAAACCCATTGACGAAACACTGATTAACACGCTCCTGGATGGACTTGATTATTTTAATGGACTCGCTGCTACAGTGAGATTTCCATACATCGCCCTGCGAGCTGCCCTAATAGAATACCTCAAGATTAAAAATGATATATTACCTCTCCTTGGCGAATCTAACTGTGAAGAGGTGTTGTTATGGTTTTTAGATCGAGTGGATGAAAGTGAGGACACAGATGAGGTAGCTGAATCTCCCTTAGAAGTATTATCGTCCCAAGGTGTTATTTTCCCCCGCCCAGTTCCCCCAGTAGTGGAGGTAGATGAACGTGTGGATGTTGTTGTTGCGGAAGAGAATGCAATGCCTGGTGTAGCTAGGTTTTATTGA